AAATTAATTATTAAGAATAAATTAAAAAGGAATATTTTCCACTTTAATTTCATTATCTGAAGGAGCAAAACCTCCATCATCGCTATATTGAGGAGCTGGTCCATCGTTGTTTATATCAATAACAGCTTCGTTGTCTTTGCTATCTTGAGCATAATTATTATCTTGGCGGGGAGCTCCGTTAGCGGGACGATCAAGCATGATCATGTTTTCCGCAATAATTTCTGTGATAAATCTTTTCTGTCCGGTATTTTTATCCACCCAATCGCGAGTTTGCAATCTACCTTCAACATAAACTTTAGAGCCTTTGCGCAAATATTGTCCGCAGATGTCGGCTAGTTTGCGCCAGGCGACAATGTTATGGAATTCTACTCTGTCCTGTCTTTGGCCCATAGCGTCATTCCAAAAGAAGTTGGTCGCTACTGAAAAAGAAGCGACTGAAGTACCGTTGCCGGTTTGTCTTACTTCGGGGTCTCGGGTTACGTTCCCGATAATCATGGCTTTATTAAGATTCATATGTTTTTTGTCCACCGGAAGGTCGGTGGCGTATAAATAATAAGTAAATTAAGGTTAGAGGGAATTATTGAATCATGTTACTGGCATCAATAATTTTGTCCAAATCTTTATCCAGGTCTTTAAGATCGGCACGTTCATCTTTTTCATCTTTTTTATCTTCTTCGTCCTCGGCCTCTTGCTTTTTACGAGCTGCAATCTTTTGGGCGATTCTTTGTTCTTCTTCTAGTTCAACAGCTGTCTTAAGTCTTTTCTTAATTATCTGATGCCTTAAGATATCACTAGACAAACGCAAGCGATTATTAAGGTCATTAAGTTTAACACCCTCAAGATCAAATTCCACCAAATGGTAGTAACCATGGCGGAAGCCGTCTATTTGATAGGCGAGCTTTCTTTTACCCCAATATTCTTGGGAAGTTATTTTACCACCATTGTCGGTGATAAGCTTCGTTATTTTTTCACGAATCGGCTCAACTTCCGCTTCGCTGAATTTATTGGAGACAAGACACAGAAGCTCATAGTGTGGAATCTCCGATGATTTTACTTTGGCCATAATAATATAAATAAAAAACCTCCCGGTATTCAATCCGTCATTGTTTAACAATGGCAGATACCTCGGAGGGCAAGTAGAATACCTGTACCGAAACAATTAAAATGTTTTGGTATCCGGCAGAAGCCGGATGTGGAAAAGGTTTGGTTATTAAGTTGTATTGGGATTATAGCACAATAAAAAAGAAAGTCAAGAGCTAACCTGTTTCCCCTTTTCCTTATTTTTCTATATACTTAAGTTATATGAAATACTTTTTTATTCTAGGTAACCACCAAGTCCTTTCTTTGGCTGAAATAAAGGCGGTTTTTCCTAAAGCCTCTTTATCTTTTGTTGATGAGGTTTGTTTTTTGGAAACCTCCGAAACCCCTGGAGCTTCCAGCTCTTTTAATGAAAAAGCCCTAATAAAGAACCTTGGAGGTACCATTAAAATTGGTAGGGTTTTATCTCAAATTAAAAACATGGAAGAAGGTAGAAAGCTAGCCTTAAAAGAACTTCTTTTGGTACCAAAAGAAGGAAAATTTAACTTTGGCATTTCAGTGTATGGTTCGGCTAAGGTTAAAGCTTTAGCCTTGGGTCTTGAATTAAAAAAAGACTTAAAGGCTCATTATAAGAGTCTACGTTTAGTAACTAGTAGAGACAAGGCTTTGTCTAGTGTAGTAGTTGAACAAAACAAACTTGTTTCTTCTGGTAAAGAAATAGTCTTTTTTGGTTTTAAAGATAAGTTATTTTTGGGTATTACCGAGGCGGTACAACCTTTTAAGGAGTTGTCTTTTAGAGA
This genomic window from Patescibacteria group bacterium contains:
- a CDS encoding single-stranded DNA-binding protein encodes the protein MNLNKAMIIGNVTRDPEVRQTGNGTSVASFSVATNFFWNDAMGQRQDRVEFHNIVAWRKLADICGQYLRKGSKVYVEGRLQTRDWVDKNTGQKRFITEIIAENMIMLDRPANGAPRQDNNYAQDSKDNEAVIDINNDGPAPQYSDDGGFAPSDNEIKVENIPF
- the rpsF gene encoding 30S ribosomal protein S6 codes for the protein MAKVKSSEIPHYELLCLVSNKFSEAEVEPIREKITKLITDNGGKITSQEYWGKRKLAYQIDGFRHGYYHLVEFDLEGVKLNDLNNRLRLSSDILRHQIIKKRLKTAVELEEEQRIAQKIAARKKQEAEDEEDKKDEKDERADLKDLDKDLDKIIDASNMIQ